One part of the Lycium ferocissimum isolate CSIRO_LF1 chromosome 8, AGI_CSIRO_Lferr_CH_V1, whole genome shotgun sequence genome encodes these proteins:
- the LOC132066306 gene encoding stress-response A/B barrel domain-containing protein HS1, whose product MVQTFGALNNETTKFQFKLKLTTLTKRGMGKLHLVILVTFKDGIPPDQIDQLIKQYANLVNLIEPMKAFHWGENVSIENYHQGFTHVFESTFDSTEGVAEYIDHPAHVEYANTLIPQLEKFLAVDYKPEKLSP is encoded by the exons ATGGTGCAAACATTTGGAGCTCTAAACAATGAAACAACTAAATTTCAATTCAAACTTAAATTAACTACACTCACAAAACGGGGAATGGGGAAGTTACAT CTTGTTATTTTGGTAACATTCAAAGATGGGATCCCACCTGACCAAATCGACCAACTGATTAAGCAAT ATGCTAATCTTGTCAATCTCATTGAACCTATGAAGGCTTTTCATTG GGGTGAGAATGTGAGCATAGAGAACTACCACCAAGGTTTCACTCACGTTTTTGAGTCAACGTTCGACAGTACAGAAGGTGTTGCAGAGTATATAGACCATCCAGCTCATGTTGAATATGCAAATACATTGATTCCTCAGCTGGAGAAATTCCTCGCCGTCGACTACAAACCAGAGAAACTCAGTCCATAA
- the LOC132068297 gene encoding dihydrolipoyl dehydrogenase, mitochondrial-like translates to MAIGSLARRKATTILSSSRYLYNTSKYSFSLNRGFASGGSDENDVVVIGGGPGGYVAAIKAAQLGLKTTCIEKRGALGGTCLNVGCIPSKALLHSSHMYHEAQHSFANHGVKFSSVEVDLPAMMSQKDKAVAGLTRGIEGLFKKNKVNYVKGYGKFLSPSEVSVDTVEGGNTVVKGKNIIIATGSDVKSLPGLTIDEKRIVSSTGALALTEIPKRLVVIGAGYIGLEMGSVWGRLGSEVTVVEFGPGIVPSMDGEVRKQFQRSLEKQKMKFKLNTKVVSVETVGDGVKLTLEPAAGGEQTTLEADVVLVSAGRVPFTSGLGLDKIGVETDKAGRILVNERFASNVPGVYAIGDVIPGPMLAHKAEEDGVACVEFIAGKEGHVDYDLVPGVCYTHPEVASVGKTEEQVKELGVDYRVGKFPFLANSRAKAIDDAEGIVKILAEKETDKILGVHIMSPNAGELIHEAVLALHYGASSEDIARTCHAHPTMSEALKEAAMATYDKPIHM, encoded by the exons ATGGCGATAGGGAGCTTAGCTAGAAGAAAGgccacaacaatattatcatcatcaagatATCTATATAACACATCTAAATACTCATTTTCTCTTAACAGAGGTTTCGCTTCAGGTGGATCCGATGAGAATGACGTCGTTGTTATTGGTGGTGGACCTGGTGGTTATGTGGCGGCGATTAAAGCTGCACAGTTAGGTCTTAAAACTACATGTATTGAGAAACGTGGTGCGTTAGGTGGTACTTGTCTTAATGTTGGTTGTATTCCTTCTAAG GCACTTCTTCACTCCTCCCACATGTACCATGAAGCTCAACATTCATTTGCTAACCATGGTGTGAAGTTCTCTTCTGTTGAGGTAGATCTTCCTGCCATGATGTCCCAAAAAGATAAAGCTGTGGCTGGCTTAACACGAGGCATTGAGGGTCTATTTAAAAAGAACAAAGTGAACTATGTTAAGGGCTATGGTAAATTCCTTTCTCCTTCTGAAGTTTCTGTTGACACTGTGGAAGGTGGTAATACTGTTGTTAAGGGGAAGAATATTATAATTGCGACTGGTTCTGATGTAAAAAGTCTACCTGGGTTAACCATCGATGAGAAGAGAATTGTATCATCTACTGGAGCTTTAGCTTTGACCGAAATTCCAAAAAGGCTGGTTGTTATTGGTGCTGGCTACATAGGCCTCGAAATGGGATCTGTCTGGGGCCGTCTTGGCTCAGAGGTGActgttgttgaatttgggccTGGTATTGTTCCATCCATGGATGGTGAAGTTCGCAAGCAATTCCAACGTTCTCTTGAGAAGCAAAAGATGAAGTTCAAGCTTAATACTAAGGTGGTGTCAGTTGAGACTGTTGGCGATGGTGTGAAGTTGACCCTTGAACCTGCAGCTGGTGGTGAACAAACTACTCTTGAGGctgatgttgttcttgtttctgCTGGTAGGGTTCCATTTACTTCAGGGCTTGGATTGGACAAGATAGGTGTTGAAACTGACAAGGCTGGTAGAATCTTGGTCAATGAACGATTTGCCAGTAATGTCCCCGGGGTATATGCAATCGGTGATGTCATTCCTGGCCCAATGCTGGCTCACAAGGCAGAGGAGGATGGTGTTGCTTGCGTGGAATTCATTGCAGGCAAGGAGGGCCACGTGGACTATGATTTGGTTCCTGGTGTTTGTTACACACACCCAGAGGTGGCTTCTGTTGGGAAAACTGAAGAACAGGTTAAGGAACTTGGAGTTGATTATCGCGTAGGCAAATTTCCTTTCCTTGCAAACAGTAGGGCGAAGGCAATTGATGATGCTGAAGGAATTGTAAAGATACTTGCTGAGAAGGAGACTGACAAAATCTTGGGCGTCCATATTATGTCACCCAATGCAGGTGAGCTTATTCACGAGGCCGTTCTGGCTTTGCATTATGGAGCATCAAGTGAGGACATTGCTCGTACATGCCATGCACATCCAACAATGAGCGAGGCTCTGAAAGAAGCAGCCATGGCCACTTATGACAAGCCCATTCACATGTAG
- the LOC132068294 gene encoding probable protein phosphatase 2C 49, with protein MIVKNSIMTKMVVVDADIFCQPSVSVDENLDLFDVSVTKSREFADNDSVSFDIDISSRSDSGVRCSTSTQTTIIDSARSNNFLPAIRSGSYTDIGPRRSNEDEHIRVDDLSAQLGSLYNWPLPGAFYAVFDGHGGSDAAAYIRTNAMRFFFEDANLPRTSVVDQAFLEELESSHFRAFLVADQALADECNVDAYCGTTAITALVLGRHLVVANAGDCRAVLCKKGVAVQLSQDHRPTCLMERQRVEKLGGIIEYGCLNGDLAITRALGDWYMKLPFGSASPLTAEPEVKQTLLTEDDEFMILGCDGIWDVMSNQEAVNVVRHELRLHNDPQQSARELVNQALCKDDTDDNLTAIVVCFTSPDHQTSVPSQRPRFRCCNLSEEARKKLQSLLGSN; from the exons ATGATTGTGAAGAATTCAATTATGACAAAGATGGTGGTAGTTGATGCAGATATATTTTGTCAGCCTAGTGTTTCTGTTGATGAGAATTTGGATTTATTTGATGTCTCTGTTACTAAATCACGTGAATTTGCCGATAATGATTCGGTTTCCTTTGATATTGATATTTCTAGTCGTTCTGACTCG GGTGTGAGATGCTCAACTAGTACTCAGACGACTATAATAGATTCAGCCAGAAGCAATAATTTTCTCCCAGCTATTCGTTCGGGTAGCTATACTGATATTGGGCCTCGTAGATCCAATGAAGATGAACATATTCGTGTTGATGATCTTTCAGCTCAGTTGGGTTCTCTATACAATTGGCCTCTTCCGGGTGCGTTCTATGCTGTGTTTGATGGTCATGGAGGTTCTGATGCAGCTGCTTATATCAGAACTAATGCAATGAGATTTTTCTTTGAAGATGCTAATTTGCCACGAACATCTGTTGTTGATCAAGCATTCTTGGAAGAATTGGAGAGTTCTCACTTTAGAGCGTTTTTAGTTGCTGATCAGGCGTTAGCCGATGAATGTAATGTTGATGCCTATTGTGGGACAACAGCAATAACTGCGCTGGTTTTGGGAAGACATCTGGTTGTTGCTAATGCCGGTGACTGTCGTGCTGTCCTTTGTAAGAAAGGTGTGGCAGTTCAGTTGTCTCAAGATCACAGACCAACTTGTCTGATGGAACGTCAAAGAGTTGAGAAATTAGGCGGTATTATTGAATACGGTTGCCTAAATGGTGATCTTGCAATTACTCGAGCCCTTGGAGATTGGTATATGAAGCTTCCATTTGGATCAGCATCTCCTCTTACTGCAGAACCTGAAGTTAAGCAAACGTTGTTGACTGAGGAtgatgagttcatgatacttgGTTGCGATGGCATCTGGGATGTGATGTCGAACCAAGAAGCAGTGAATGTTGTTAGACACGAGCTTAGACTGCACAATGACCCGCAGCAATCTGCCAGGGAACTTGTGAATCAAGCTCTATGTAAAGATGACACGGATGACAATCTCACTGCAATCGTTGTGTGCTTTACTTCTCCTGATCACCAAACTTCAGTTCCATCCCAGAGGCCAAGATTCAGGTGTTGTAATTTGTCCGAAGAGGCGAGGAAGAAGCTACAAAGTTTGTTAGGAAGCAATTGA